The Pungitius pungitius chromosome 8, fPunPun2.1, whole genome shotgun sequence genome has a window encoding:
- the igfn1.1 gene encoding immunoglobulin-like and fibronectin type III domain-containing protein 1.1 isoform X1, which yields MWKRSKVTDQTAAGQTGIKKKSKVPGVMITQFLEELPEGKSTPDFTRKPIALTIQEGKCAVFKAIVVGTPTPTITWGRANGEIHFHPDMCLQKYDEASREHTIEFPKVAPEDADTYKCFATNEYGRAVCTVALNVIAVGFSKTKELQKTQVEDTKDIRQKLKKRKEDGTREEKKMEPEEKVWEILLSADKKDYERICGEYGITDFRRMLKKLSEMKKEREEEIAEFVTHISTLKHIEVNDSDCATIELDMDLKDPTSKLFLYKDGVMVPFTTEESESMKHNLKQVGKKYVFTIKNLGSEDAGLYSVDVGGINVFSTDFKVPEVDFAVKIQEVIAEERQDALFQCVLTAPTDDLKWLGKSAPLSNSEKFEITVSEDKLIHKLMVRDCMPLDAGIYAAVAGIKSCNAWLVVEVDKDAASKGKKATRKTTTAGGANEQDLMTIAKEQQEMYQKKLDEKIEMAKKAQAEREAAEAVAKVEGEAAKKAAAEEKAAAKAAAKAKAAAKAKAKRAAAAEDAAAGKKKAAAAAAAGAGAGGADGGKGADGGAAVGVGGEGGTAAGAGGAEGLGEEYDSFEDSDGEIEGEGGGGVGGGEGAGDGGVGGGEGDGEEGEGRQGGKRKKRVRDGPLVPDTVIGDKNDEGTTNQPGETSGKKEKRQKKKDVAVEEAVVAKSNREASGASADSGTGPAAGRHESTAAGGHSARARHGPLMVETVSDPGVHFHAGLSDCKAIIGEAAELECKVSREDCEGLWYKDGEEIQSSEDITISKDGTFHRLKIHKVTEEYAGKYKFEADGRKTESLIVVEDPPRFPAEELEAFKNPVTVKKGHKASFKLPYFGREPIKIQWYLDGEELSEEATIKLDYSEGCSSLLLTKLQRKDSGEVKMKLKNEFGTVEAISQLIVLDKPTPPMGPLEIVEASSSTIDFKWRPPKDSGGCKIDNYILDRQQVGRNTWKKVGPIGPEPKYKDSDVDHGRRYCYRIRVETEMGTSELMETEDIQAGTKAYPGAPSSPKVVTAFKDCINLSWSPPSETGGTNILGYNLEKRKKGSNLWGQVNAPDEMIKGKGCGVKDVVEGMEYEFRVSAINNSGAGEFSTPSEFVFARDPKKPPGKVIDFKVTDSTYTTLSLSWTKPKDIEGVEDEAKGYFVEIRPAESTDWDRCNSNAITMTSYTVKGLKSMGMYWVRAIATNDGGEGEAQELDNYILATPPPVRPRFTDVKIKSFMVVRAGNSARFTINFEASPWPEVIWLKDGSPVPKKVTISNTEGSSQLLIPSSERSDTGIYTIIVKNIVAQESFSIEIRVTDEPKPPGPVETDENVPGTVTISWTPSPDEKRDDRLHYMVTKRDSSKSTWHTIADHIFNNRFTLCNIMPGREYQFRVYAKNDMGSSKHSESPKWLIPSKRAKFTVTMPETKACDLQCPPKFLLPLKMHTAPQGYECYMSCAIKGDPTPHVTWLRNNISLNTNTNYFISNTCGVCSLLILRVGPKDTGEYKIVAENSMGRAECSTKLTVRE from the exons GCATCAAGAAGAAGTCGAAGGTGCCTGGTGTCATGATAACGCAGTTCCTGGAGGAACTCCCGGAGGGAAAGTCGACTCCAGATTTCACCCGCAAACCCATCGCTCTGACCATCCAAGAGG GGAAATGTGCTGTGTTTAAAGCCATAGTAGTGGGCACCCCAACACCTACTATCACTTGGGGCAGAGCAAACGGAGAAATCCATTTCCACCCCGACATGTGCCTGCAAAAGTACGATGAGGCGTCCAGAGAGCACACCATCGAG TTTCCGAAGGTCGCTCCAGAGGACGCAGACACCTACAAGTGTTTTGCAACAAATGAATATGGAAGAGCTGTTTGCACTGTTGCCTTGAATGTTATTGCGG TTGGATTCTCTAAGACCAAGGAGCTTCAAAAGACACAAGTGGAAG ATACAAAGGACATCAGACAAAAGCTTAAAAAGCG TAAAGAGGACGGAACACGCGAGGAAAAGAAGATGGAGCCTGAGGAGAAGGTCTGGGAGATCCTCCTCAGCGCCGACAAGAAGGACTACGAGCGCATCTGTGGAGAGTACGGCATCACGGACTTCCGCCGCATGCTGAAGAAACTCAGCGAAatgaagaaggagagagaggaggagatcgCAGAG TTTGTCACGCACATTAGCACGCTGAAACACATCGAAGTCAACGACAGCGACTGTGCAACCATCGAGTTGGACATGGACCTCAAGGACCCGACCAGCAAACTTTTCCTGTACAAG GATGGCGTCATGGTTCCGTTCACCACAGAAGAAAGCGAGTCCATGAAGCACAATTTGAAACAAGTTGGCAAGAAATACGTGTTCACGATTAAAAATCTCGGTTCAGAAGATGCTGGACTCTACTCAGTGGATGTTGGGGGTATCAATGTATTCTCCACAGATTTCAAAG TGCCTGAAGTGGACTTTGCTGTCAAAATACAAGAAGTCATAGCAGAAGAACGGCAGGACGCCCTCTTCCAATGTGTCCTGACCGCACCCACTGATGACCTCAAGTGGTTGGGAAAAAGCGCTCCGCTGTCAAACAGCGAGAAATTTGAAATCACTGTATCTGAAGATAAGCTCATACACAAGTTGATGGTGCGTGATTGCATGCCGTTGGACGCCGGCATCTATGCTGCCGTGGCAGGAATCAAGTCCTGCAACGCCTGGCTCGTGGTCGAAG TCGACAAGGATGCCGCCAGCAAGGGCAAGAAGGCAACCCGCAAAACCACCACGGCTGGAGGCGCTAATGAGCAAGATCTGATGACAATAGCCaaggagcagcaggaaatgTACCAGAAGAAATTGGATGAAAAAATTGAAATGGCCAAGAAGGCTCAGGCGGAGCGGGAAGCGGCAGAAGCAGTGGCCAAAGTGGAGGGCGAAGCAGCGAAAAAGGCAGCGGCGGAAGAAAAGGCGGCGGCTAAAGCCGCGGCTAAGGCTAAGGCGGCGGCTAAGGCCAAAGCAAAGAGGGCAGCAGCCGCCGAGGATGCCGCTGCCGGGAAGAAGAAAgcagctgccgccgccgccgccggtgCCGGGGCCGGTGGAGCTGATGGAGGCAAAGGTGCAGATGGTGGTGCTGCTGTCGGAgttggaggagaaggtggaacTGCAGCTGGAGCCGGTGGAGCCGAAGGCTTGGGAGAAGAATATGATTCTTTTGAGGATTCTGATGGAGAAATtgaaggggagggaggtggaggagtgggaggtggagaaggagcgggagatggaggagtgggaggtggagaaggagacggagaggaaggagaaggaagacaAGGAGGAAAGCGCAAGAAGCGTGTGAGGGATGGTCCACTCGTTCCAGATACTGTGATAG GAGATAAGAACGATGAGGGAACCACAAATCAACCAGGTGAAACAtctgggaaaaaagaaaaacgtcagAAAAAGAAAGACGTGGCGGTTGAAGAAGCCGTTGTTG caaaaagcaACAGAGAGGCGAGTGGTGCCAGTGCCGATAGTGGCACCGGGCCGGCAGCAGGCCGCCATGAATCTACAGCAGCTGGCGGGCATTCCGCCCGTGCACGCCACGGCCCGCTGATGGTGGAGACAGTCAGTG ATCCAGGAGTTCACTTCCACGCCGGGCTTTCTGACTGCAAAGCCATTATCGGAGAGGCAGCCGAGCTGGAgtgtaaagtgagcagagaagACTGTGAAGGGCTCTGGTACAAAGACGGAGAAGAG attcaATCATCTGAGGACATTACCATTTCAAAAGATGGAACTTTCCACAGGCTCAAAATTCACAAAGTCACAGAGGAATATGCTGGAAAATATAAATTTGAGGCAGATGGACGTAAGACAGAGTCACTGATTGTTGTTGAAG ATCCCCCCAGATTTCCTGCTGAGGAACTGGAGGCATTTAAAAACCCGGTAACCgtgaaaaaaggacacaaagctTCCTTCAAGCTACCTTATTTCGGACGGGAACCTATAAAGATACAGTGGTATCTTGACGGTGAAGAGCTGTCGGAGGAAGCCACTATCAAGTTGGATTACTCGGAGGGCTGCAGCAGCCTGCTTCTCACCAAGCTTCAGCGCAAAGACAGCGGCGAGGTCAAGATGAAGCTCAAGAATGAGTTTGGCACGGTCGAGGCCATCAGCCAGCTTATTGTACTGG ATAAACCCACTCCTCCAATGGGACCTCTGGAGATTGTGGAAGCCTCCTCTTCAACAATTGACTTCAAGTGGAGGCCCCCAAAAGACAGCGGGGGCTGCAAGATAGACAACTACATCCTTGACCGACAGCAGGTTGGCCGCAACACCTGGAAGAAGGTGGGGCCAATCGGTCCAGAGCCCAAATACAAAGACTCTGATGTCGACCACGGCAGGAGGTACTGCTATCGCATCCGAGTGGAGACGGAAATGGGCACCAGTGAGCTGATGGAAACGGAGGACATTCAGGCCGGAACAAAAG CATACCCTGGAGCCCCATCTTCACCAAAGGTTGTGACTGCCTTCAAGGACTGCATTAACCTCTCCTGGTCTCCTCCATCTGAAACCGGAGGAACCAATATTCTGGGATACAATTTAGAGAAACGCAAGAAGGGCAGCAACCTGTGGGGCCAAGTCAATGCACCTGATGAGATGATCAAAG GTAAGGGATGTGGAGTTAAAGATGTGGTCGAGGGCATGGAGTACGAATTCCGCGTGTCAGCAATCAACAACTCTGGAGCGGGGGAGTTCAGTACGCCGTCTGAGTTTGTGTTTGCCAGAGACCCTAAAA AGCCTCCTGGTAAAGTCATAGACTTCAAAGTGACAGATTCCACCTACACAACCCTGTCCCTGTCTTGGACCAAACCCAAGGACATTGAGGGGGTTGAGGATGAAGCCAAGGGATATTTTGTGGAGATCAGGCCTGCAGAGAGCACAGATTGGGACCGCTGCAATTCCAACGCAATAACCATGACTTCCTATACAGTGAAAGGCTTGAAGTCAATGGGCATGTACTGGGTGAGAGCCATAGCTACTAAcgatggaggagagggagaggcgcaGGAGCTGGATAATTACATCCTCGCAACGCCCCCCCCTG TGAGACCACGATTCACAGATGTCAAAATCAAGAGTTTCATGGTGGTCAGAGCAGGGAACTCTGCACGATTCACCATTAACTTTGAG GCATCTCCTTGGCCTGAGGTCATCTGGCTAAAAGATGGATCGCCAGTGCCTAAAAAGGTGACCATCAGCAACACAGAGGGATCATCCCAGCTGCTGATTCCTTCCTCCGAGCGCTCCGATACTGGAATCTACACCATCATTGTCAAGAACATTGTCGCCCAAGAATCATTCAGCATTGAAATAAGAGTCACTG ATGAGCCGAAGCCACCTGGTCCGGTGGAGACTGACGAAAACGTGCCGGGCACCGTGACCATTTCATGGACCCCATCCCCGGATGAGAAACGTGACGACAGGCTGCACTACATGGTGACTAAGCGAGACTCAAGTAAAAGCACGTGGCACACCATCGCAGATCACATCTTCAACAACAGATTCACACTCTGCAACATAATGCCGGGCAGAGAGTACCAGTTCAGAGTCTATGCAAAGAACGACATGGGCTCCTCCAAACACTCCGAATCACCCAAGTGGCTGATCCCCAGCAAAAGAG CAAAGTTCACCGTGACCATGCCAGAGACGAAGGCCTGTGATCTTCAGTGTCCTCCCAAGTTTCTTCTCCCCCTGAAAATGCACACTGCTCCTCAGGGGTACGAATGCTACATGAGCTGTGCCATAAAAGGGGATCCAACACCTCATGTGACGTGGCTCCGCAACAACATCAGTCTGAATACCAACACCAACTACTTCATCTCCAACACCTGCGGAGTCTGCTCACTGCTCATATTGAGGGTCGGACCTAAAGACACCGGCGAGTACAAGATCGTGGCGGAAAACTCGATGGGGAGGGCTGAATGCTCCACTAAGCTGACAGTCAGAG aataa
- the igfn1.1 gene encoding immunoglobulin-like and fibronectin type III domain-containing protein 1.1 isoform X3: MWKRSKVTDQTAAGQTGIKKKSKVPGVMITQFLEELPEGKSTPDFTRKPIALTIQEGKCAVFKAIVVGTPTPTITWGRANGEIHFHPDMCLQKYDEASREHTIEFPKVAPEDADTYKCFATNEYGRAVCTVALNVIAVGFSKTKELQKTQVEDTKDIRQKLKKRKEDGTREEKKMEPEEKVWEILLSADKKDYERICGEYGITDFRRMLKKLSEMKKEREEEIAEFVTHISTLKHIEVNDSDCATIELDMDLKDPTSKLFLYKDGVMVPFTTEESESMKHNLKQVGKKYVFTIKNLGSEDAGLYSVDVGGINVFSTDFKVPEVDFAVKIQEVIAEERQDALFQCVLTAPTDDLKWLGKSAPLSNSEKFEITVSEDKLIHKLMVRDCMPLDAGIYAAVAGIKSCNAWLVVEVDKDAASKGKKATRKTTTAGGANEQDLMTIAKEQQEMYQKKLDEKIEMAKKAQAEREAAEAVAKVEGEAAKKAAAEEKAAAKAAAKAKAAAKAKAKRAAAAEDAAAGKKKAAAAAAAGAGAGGADGGKGADGGAAVGVGGEGGTAAGAGGAEGLGEEYDSFEDSDGEIEGEGGGGVGGGEGAGDGGVGGGEGDGEEGEGRQGGKRKKRVRDGPLVPDTVIGDKNDEGTTNQPGETSGKKEKRQKKKDVAVEEAVVDPGVHFHAGLSDCKAIIGEAAELECKVSREDCEGLWYKDGEEIQSSEDITISKDGTFHRLKIHKVTEEYAGKYKFEADGRKTESLIVVEDPPRFPAEELEAFKNPVTVKKGHKASFKLPYFGREPIKIQWYLDGEELSEEATIKLDYSEGCSSLLLTKLQRKDSGEVKMKLKNEFGTVEAISQLIVLDKPTPPMGPLEIVEASSSTIDFKWRPPKDSGGCKIDNYILDRQQVGRNTWKKVGPIGPEPKYKDSDVDHGRRYCYRIRVETEMGTSELMETEDIQAGTKAYPGAPSSPKVVTAFKDCINLSWSPPSETGGTNILGYNLEKRKKGSNLWGQVNAPDEMIKGKGCGVKDVVEGMEYEFRVSAINNSGAGEFSTPSEFVFARDPKKPPGKVIDFKVTDSTYTTLSLSWTKPKDIEGVEDEAKGYFVEIRPAESTDWDRCNSNAITMTSYTVKGLKSMGMYWVRAIATNDGGEGEAQELDNYILATPPPVRPRFTDVKIKSFMVVRAGNSARFTINFEASPWPEVIWLKDGSPVPKKVTISNTEGSSQLLIPSSERSDTGIYTIIVKNIVAQESFSIEIRVTDEPKPPGPVETDENVPGTVTISWTPSPDEKRDDRLHYMVTKRDSSKSTWHTIADHIFNNRFTLCNIMPGREYQFRVYAKNDMGSSKHSESPKWLIPSKRAKFTVTMPETKACDLQCPPKFLLPLKMHTAPQGYECYMSCAIKGDPTPHVTWLRNNISLNTNTNYFISNTCGVCSLLILRVGPKDTGEYKIVAENSMGRAECSTKLTVRE, encoded by the exons GCATCAAGAAGAAGTCGAAGGTGCCTGGTGTCATGATAACGCAGTTCCTGGAGGAACTCCCGGAGGGAAAGTCGACTCCAGATTTCACCCGCAAACCCATCGCTCTGACCATCCAAGAGG GGAAATGTGCTGTGTTTAAAGCCATAGTAGTGGGCACCCCAACACCTACTATCACTTGGGGCAGAGCAAACGGAGAAATCCATTTCCACCCCGACATGTGCCTGCAAAAGTACGATGAGGCGTCCAGAGAGCACACCATCGAG TTTCCGAAGGTCGCTCCAGAGGACGCAGACACCTACAAGTGTTTTGCAACAAATGAATATGGAAGAGCTGTTTGCACTGTTGCCTTGAATGTTATTGCGG TTGGATTCTCTAAGACCAAGGAGCTTCAAAAGACACAAGTGGAAG ATACAAAGGACATCAGACAAAAGCTTAAAAAGCG TAAAGAGGACGGAACACGCGAGGAAAAGAAGATGGAGCCTGAGGAGAAGGTCTGGGAGATCCTCCTCAGCGCCGACAAGAAGGACTACGAGCGCATCTGTGGAGAGTACGGCATCACGGACTTCCGCCGCATGCTGAAGAAACTCAGCGAAatgaagaaggagagagaggaggagatcgCAGAG TTTGTCACGCACATTAGCACGCTGAAACACATCGAAGTCAACGACAGCGACTGTGCAACCATCGAGTTGGACATGGACCTCAAGGACCCGACCAGCAAACTTTTCCTGTACAAG GATGGCGTCATGGTTCCGTTCACCACAGAAGAAAGCGAGTCCATGAAGCACAATTTGAAACAAGTTGGCAAGAAATACGTGTTCACGATTAAAAATCTCGGTTCAGAAGATGCTGGACTCTACTCAGTGGATGTTGGGGGTATCAATGTATTCTCCACAGATTTCAAAG TGCCTGAAGTGGACTTTGCTGTCAAAATACAAGAAGTCATAGCAGAAGAACGGCAGGACGCCCTCTTCCAATGTGTCCTGACCGCACCCACTGATGACCTCAAGTGGTTGGGAAAAAGCGCTCCGCTGTCAAACAGCGAGAAATTTGAAATCACTGTATCTGAAGATAAGCTCATACACAAGTTGATGGTGCGTGATTGCATGCCGTTGGACGCCGGCATCTATGCTGCCGTGGCAGGAATCAAGTCCTGCAACGCCTGGCTCGTGGTCGAAG TCGACAAGGATGCCGCCAGCAAGGGCAAGAAGGCAACCCGCAAAACCACCACGGCTGGAGGCGCTAATGAGCAAGATCTGATGACAATAGCCaaggagcagcaggaaatgTACCAGAAGAAATTGGATGAAAAAATTGAAATGGCCAAGAAGGCTCAGGCGGAGCGGGAAGCGGCAGAAGCAGTGGCCAAAGTGGAGGGCGAAGCAGCGAAAAAGGCAGCGGCGGAAGAAAAGGCGGCGGCTAAAGCCGCGGCTAAGGCTAAGGCGGCGGCTAAGGCCAAAGCAAAGAGGGCAGCAGCCGCCGAGGATGCCGCTGCCGGGAAGAAGAAAgcagctgccgccgccgccgccggtgCCGGGGCCGGTGGAGCTGATGGAGGCAAAGGTGCAGATGGTGGTGCTGCTGTCGGAgttggaggagaaggtggaacTGCAGCTGGAGCCGGTGGAGCCGAAGGCTTGGGAGAAGAATATGATTCTTTTGAGGATTCTGATGGAGAAATtgaaggggagggaggtggaggagtgggaggtggagaaggagcgggagatggaggagtgggaggtggagaaggagacggagaggaaggagaaggaagacaAGGAGGAAAGCGCAAGAAGCGTGTGAGGGATGGTCCACTCGTTCCAGATACTGTGATAG GAGATAAGAACGATGAGGGAACCACAAATCAACCAGGTGAAACAtctgggaaaaaagaaaaacgtcagAAAAAGAAAGACGTGGCGGTTGAAGAAGCCGTTGTTG ATCCAGGAGTTCACTTCCACGCCGGGCTTTCTGACTGCAAAGCCATTATCGGAGAGGCAGCCGAGCTGGAgtgtaaagtgagcagagaagACTGTGAAGGGCTCTGGTACAAAGACGGAGAAGAG attcaATCATCTGAGGACATTACCATTTCAAAAGATGGAACTTTCCACAGGCTCAAAATTCACAAAGTCACAGAGGAATATGCTGGAAAATATAAATTTGAGGCAGATGGACGTAAGACAGAGTCACTGATTGTTGTTGAAG ATCCCCCCAGATTTCCTGCTGAGGAACTGGAGGCATTTAAAAACCCGGTAACCgtgaaaaaaggacacaaagctTCCTTCAAGCTACCTTATTTCGGACGGGAACCTATAAAGATACAGTGGTATCTTGACGGTGAAGAGCTGTCGGAGGAAGCCACTATCAAGTTGGATTACTCGGAGGGCTGCAGCAGCCTGCTTCTCACCAAGCTTCAGCGCAAAGACAGCGGCGAGGTCAAGATGAAGCTCAAGAATGAGTTTGGCACGGTCGAGGCCATCAGCCAGCTTATTGTACTGG ATAAACCCACTCCTCCAATGGGACCTCTGGAGATTGTGGAAGCCTCCTCTTCAACAATTGACTTCAAGTGGAGGCCCCCAAAAGACAGCGGGGGCTGCAAGATAGACAACTACATCCTTGACCGACAGCAGGTTGGCCGCAACACCTGGAAGAAGGTGGGGCCAATCGGTCCAGAGCCCAAATACAAAGACTCTGATGTCGACCACGGCAGGAGGTACTGCTATCGCATCCGAGTGGAGACGGAAATGGGCACCAGTGAGCTGATGGAAACGGAGGACATTCAGGCCGGAACAAAAG CATACCCTGGAGCCCCATCTTCACCAAAGGTTGTGACTGCCTTCAAGGACTGCATTAACCTCTCCTGGTCTCCTCCATCTGAAACCGGAGGAACCAATATTCTGGGATACAATTTAGAGAAACGCAAGAAGGGCAGCAACCTGTGGGGCCAAGTCAATGCACCTGATGAGATGATCAAAG GTAAGGGATGTGGAGTTAAAGATGTGGTCGAGGGCATGGAGTACGAATTCCGCGTGTCAGCAATCAACAACTCTGGAGCGGGGGAGTTCAGTACGCCGTCTGAGTTTGTGTTTGCCAGAGACCCTAAAA AGCCTCCTGGTAAAGTCATAGACTTCAAAGTGACAGATTCCACCTACACAACCCTGTCCCTGTCTTGGACCAAACCCAAGGACATTGAGGGGGTTGAGGATGAAGCCAAGGGATATTTTGTGGAGATCAGGCCTGCAGAGAGCACAGATTGGGACCGCTGCAATTCCAACGCAATAACCATGACTTCCTATACAGTGAAAGGCTTGAAGTCAATGGGCATGTACTGGGTGAGAGCCATAGCTACTAAcgatggaggagagggagaggcgcaGGAGCTGGATAATTACATCCTCGCAACGCCCCCCCCTG TGAGACCACGATTCACAGATGTCAAAATCAAGAGTTTCATGGTGGTCAGAGCAGGGAACTCTGCACGATTCACCATTAACTTTGAG GCATCTCCTTGGCCTGAGGTCATCTGGCTAAAAGATGGATCGCCAGTGCCTAAAAAGGTGACCATCAGCAACACAGAGGGATCATCCCAGCTGCTGATTCCTTCCTCCGAGCGCTCCGATACTGGAATCTACACCATCATTGTCAAGAACATTGTCGCCCAAGAATCATTCAGCATTGAAATAAGAGTCACTG ATGAGCCGAAGCCACCTGGTCCGGTGGAGACTGACGAAAACGTGCCGGGCACCGTGACCATTTCATGGACCCCATCCCCGGATGAGAAACGTGACGACAGGCTGCACTACATGGTGACTAAGCGAGACTCAAGTAAAAGCACGTGGCACACCATCGCAGATCACATCTTCAACAACAGATTCACACTCTGCAACATAATGCCGGGCAGAGAGTACCAGTTCAGAGTCTATGCAAAGAACGACATGGGCTCCTCCAAACACTCCGAATCACCCAAGTGGCTGATCCCCAGCAAAAGAG CAAAGTTCACCGTGACCATGCCAGAGACGAAGGCCTGTGATCTTCAGTGTCCTCCCAAGTTTCTTCTCCCCCTGAAAATGCACACTGCTCCTCAGGGGTACGAATGCTACATGAGCTGTGCCATAAAAGGGGATCCAACACCTCATGTGACGTGGCTCCGCAACAACATCAGTCTGAATACCAACACCAACTACTTCATCTCCAACACCTGCGGAGTCTGCTCACTGCTCATATTGAGGGTCGGACCTAAAGACACCGGCGAGTACAAGATCGTGGCGGAAAACTCGATGGGGAGGGCTGAATGCTCCACTAAGCTGACAGTCAGAG aataa